In Gopherus flavomarginatus isolate rGopFla2 chromosome 5, rGopFla2.mat.asm, whole genome shotgun sequence, one DNA window encodes the following:
- the LOC127052880 gene encoding calcium-binding protein 2-like isoform X3 — protein MGNCTKTPERKVSKDRELRPEEIEELKEAFREFDKDRDGYISYKDLGECMRTMGYMPTEMELIELSQQITGGKVDFDDFVELMGPKMLAETADMIGVKELRDAFREFDTNGDGRISTAELHEAMRKLLGHQLNYREVDEILKDVDLNGDGLVDFEEFVRMMSR, from the exons gacCGAGAGCTGCGGCCGGAGGAGATTGAAG AGTTGAAGGAAGCCTTCCGGGAATTCGACAAGGACCGTGATGGGTACATCAGCTACAAGGACCTGGGCGAGTGCATGCGCACCATGGGCTACATGCCCACCGAGATGGAGCTCATCGAGCTGTCGCAGCAGATCA ctggggggaaggtggatttcgATGACTTTGTGGAGCTGATGGGCCCCAAGATGCTGGCAGAGACGGCCGACATGATTGGGGTGAAGGAGCTACGGGACGCCTTCCGGGAG TTCGATACCAATGGGGACGGGCGGATCAGCACAGCTGAGCTGCACGAGGCCATGCGCAAGCTGTTGGGCCACCAACTCAACTACCGCGAGGTGGACGAAATCCTCAAGGACGTAGATCTCAACGGAGACGGCCTGGTGGATTTTGAAG AGTTTGTGCGAATGATGTCACGCTGA